One part of the Treponema sp. OMZ 787 genome encodes these proteins:
- a CDS encoding N-acetyltransferase, translating into MNLSFRLSKDFEKIALMNKDVQELHYRLYPEYFKPFSYDSTVEFLKKQLQEDNWFCCIVSCDGKDAGYALFYIRDYQENPVRKAYRGIHIDQIGIDPEYRRKGLGKALMAEIEKIAVQEGASQIELTHWEFNEEAKFFYKNIGFDTCLRFVVKKL; encoded by the coding sequence ATGAATTTAAGTTTTAGGCTTTCAAAAGATTTTGAGAAGATTGCATTAATGAATAAGGACGTGCAGGAACTTCATTATAGATTGTATCCTGAGTATTTTAAGCCCTTTTCTTATGATTCAACGGTAGAATTTTTAAAAAAACAGTTACAAGAGGATAATTGGTTTTGCTGTATTGTTTCTTGCGATGGAAAGGATGCCGGTTATGCCTTATTTTATATTCGGGATTATCAGGAAAATCCTGTTAGGAAGGCTTATAGGGGAATACATATCGATCAAATCGGCATAGATCCCGAATATAGGCGGAAAGGCCTCGGGAAGGCACTTATGGCAGAAATCGAAAAAATTGCCGTTCAAGAAGGAGCTTCACAAATTGAGTTGACTCATTGGGAATTCAACGAGGAAGCAAAGTTTTTCTATAAAAATATCGGTTTTGACACTTGCCTAAGATTTGTAGTTAAAAAACTGTAA
- a CDS encoding glycogen/starch/alpha-glucan phosphorylase → MVISKEDVKDSVIRRLKRNFSKSLDKATRREIYDAVASTVMELVQSNWIKTMNAQEKTGVRRMYYLSAEFLMGRALINNINNMGIRKTIEEIVDEISEPLSIIEDEEPDAGLGNGGLGRLAACFLDSLATLDYPGHGYGIRYKYGMFEQKIENGYQVEYPDRWLFARDPWEVRRSDLSVKVYFGGTPSSRTSESGKLYYDLNGAEEIIATPYDMPIVGYGTKTVNTLRLWEASSDNGFDLPLFNSMEYNRAFQKQIDAESISCILYPNDSGPPGMNLRLKQQYFFTSASLQDIIRSFIHREGTDFTKLPDYVVIQLNDTHPVVGIPELMRILMDDYHLEWDAAWDITKRVFAYTNHTILAEALEKWPIEVFQKLLPRIYQIVEEINRRFLAKLYEKYPGDWKKHNNMAIMADGKIHMARLAIVGAFSVNGVAALHTEILKKKELADFYDLYPHKFNNKTNGVTQRRWLLTANPLLSGFITKYIGDGWITNLDELKKLEAFIDDEEFLEGFIEVKRKNKIRLAEYLEKNQGIFINPDSIYDVQIKRLHEYKRQLLNILHIMTIYNRIINDPSYDPIPRTFIFGAKAAASYRRAKEIIKLINTVADRINNDHRVAGKLRVVFVENYRVSAAEKIFPAADISEQISTAGKEASGTGNMKFMINGAVTIGTLDGANIEIVEEAGAENEFIFGLKAEEILKMDKENSYNPREYLAANPELEKAVNQLIDGTYTLPGEQTFRGLYDSLIYGVEGQRPDTYYILADFKSYQRAHEQIISDYYHRHAWAKKCILNIARSGKFSSDRTIQNYVDEIWKLEKIDV, encoded by the coding sequence TTGGTTATTTCAAAAGAAGATGTAAAGGATTCCGTAATAAGGCGCTTAAAAAGGAATTTCAGTAAGAGTCTTGATAAGGCTACCCGCCGTGAAATTTATGATGCCGTAGCCAGTACGGTTATGGAACTTGTTCAATCCAACTGGATTAAAACCATGAATGCTCAAGAGAAAACCGGAGTAAGAAGGATGTATTACCTTTCGGCCGAGTTTTTGATGGGGCGGGCCCTAATCAATAATATAAACAATATGGGTATCCGAAAAACTATTGAAGAGATTGTAGATGAAATATCCGAACCTCTTTCGATAATCGAGGATGAAGAGCCCGATGCCGGTTTGGGAAACGGGGGCTTGGGAAGGCTTGCAGCCTGTTTTTTGGATTCGCTTGCAACCCTTGACTATCCCGGACACGGTTACGGTATCCGCTATAAGTACGGAATGTTTGAGCAAAAAATCGAAAATGGCTATCAGGTTGAATATCCTGACCGTTGGCTTTTTGCCCGAGACCCTTGGGAGGTTCGCCGCTCCGATTTGAGCGTAAAGGTTTACTTTGGGGGGACTCCTTCTTCCCGAACATCCGAAAGCGGAAAACTTTACTATGATCTAAACGGAGCAGAAGAAATTATTGCAACCCCCTATGATATGCCTATAGTCGGTTACGGCACTAAGACTGTAAACACTCTCAGACTTTGGGAAGCATCTTCAGATAACGGATTTGATCTTCCTCTTTTTAACAGCATGGAATATAACAGGGCTTTTCAAAAACAGATTGATGCCGAGAGCATCTCATGTATTTTGTATCCAAACGATTCAGGCCCGCCCGGAATGAACTTGCGCTTAAAGCAGCAATACTTTTTTACTTCAGCCAGCTTGCAGGATATTATCCGCTCGTTTATACATAGAGAAGGTACGGACTTTACCAAGCTGCCTGACTATGTCGTAATCCAGCTAAACGATACTCACCCTGTTGTGGGCATTCCTGAGCTTATGCGCATTTTGATGGACGATTATCATCTTGAATGGGATGCCGCCTGGGATATTACAAAGAGAGTTTTTGCTTATACTAATCATACGATTTTAGCCGAGGCCTTGGAAAAATGGCCGATAGAAGTTTTTCAAAAGCTCTTGCCGCGAATTTATCAAATAGTCGAAGAAATAAACAGACGCTTTTTAGCAAAGCTCTACGAAAAATATCCCGGTGATTGGAAAAAGCATAACAATATGGCAATTATGGCCGACGGAAAAATTCACATGGCACGTCTTGCTATAGTTGGAGCTTTTTCGGTAAACGGGGTTGCCGCTCTTCACACGGAAATTTTAAAGAAAAAAGAGCTTGCCGATTTTTATGACCTATATCCTCACAAGTTTAACAATAAAACTAATGGAGTTACTCAAAGGCGATGGCTTTTAACGGCCAATCCTCTTCTTTCCGGCTTTATTACAAAGTACATAGGCGACGGCTGGATAACCAATCTGGATGAATTGAAAAAACTTGAAGCCTTTATAGATGATGAAGAATTCTTAGAAGGTTTTATCGAGGTGAAGCGTAAAAATAAGATAAGACTTGCAGAATACCTCGAAAAAAATCAAGGAATTTTTATCAATCCCGATTCTATCTATGATGTGCAAATCAAAAGGCTCCATGAATACAAAAGGCAGCTTTTGAATATTCTCCATATAATGACTATTTATAATAGAATTATAAATGATCCTTCTTATGATCCGATTCCTAGGACCTTTATCTTCGGAGCAAAGGCGGCGGCGTCCTATAGGCGTGCCAAGGAAATAATCAAACTCATAAACACAGTCGCAGACAGAATAAATAACGACCACAGAGTTGCCGGTAAATTGCGGGTTGTCTTTGTCGAAAACTACCGCGTTTCCGCAGCAGAAAAGATATTCCCTGCTGCCGACATTTCGGAGCAAATTTCTACTGCCGGAAAAGAAGCTTCAGGTACGGGCAACATGAAGTTTATGATTAACGGGGCAGTAACCATCGGTACCCTTGACGGGGCAAATATCGAAATTGTCGAAGAGGCCGGAGCCGAAAATGAATTTATCTTCGGACTTAAGGCTGAAGAAATATTGAAGATGGATAAGGAAAACTCCTATAATCCCCGTGAGTATCTTGCAGCTAATCCCGAGCTTGAAAAGGCCGTAAATCAGCTTATTGACGGAACTTACACACTGCCCGGAGAGCAAACATTTAGAGGCCTTTATGATTCTCTCATTTATGGGGTTGAAGGGCAGCGGCCCGATACTTATTATATTCTTGCAGATTTTAAAAGCTACCAAAGAGCTCACGAGCAGATTATAAGCGATTATTATCACCGCCATGCTTGGGCAAAAAAATGTATCTTGAACATAG